Below is a window of Micromonospora chersina DNA.
CACTGCTGGTTGGACTGGCCGTTGCAGTCCCAGATGATGGCGCGGGTGCCGGGTGCGGTGCCGGCCGCCTCGGCGTCGAGGCACTTGTTGCCGTACACGGTCAACTGCTTGCCCGACGTGTACGTCCAGCGCTGCATGGCGCCACCCCAGCAGTCCCAGAGCTGCAGTTGGGTCCCGTTGGTGGTGCTGCCGTCCGGCACGTCGAGGCAGCGGCCCGACTGGTTGCCGACGATCTCGACGTTCTGCCGCCCGCCGCCGGTGCCGGCCGCGTAGCCGGCAGCGGCGATGTTGGCCTGGACCGAGTTCTCGGTGGCGTCCGAGGGGTAGCCGGAGGTCATCACGCCCTCGTAGAAGGTGCCGGCGGCGCCGTGGCTGTTGTCACCGCCGATGCCGAGGATGATCGCGCCCTCCTTCTTCATCGGGTTGTAGCCGGCGACATTGGGGCGCGGCCCGTTGTAGTAGGTGGACAGCCCGCCGGACTGCGCGTTGCCGGCCCGGATCGCCCAGTGGTTCGGCTCGCCCTTCACGATGGCGGTCAGGAACCGGTGGGTCACCGTCGGGTCGTTGGCGTTGTAGCCGGCGTTGACGCCGGAGAAGAGGCCGTTCTCCAGGTCGGCCATGACCCAGGGGCCGGGTCCGGTGCCGTAGCCCCAGACCTTGATGTTGCCGAAGTAGATGGCCTCCATGGTGCCGTTGCCGTTGTCGCGGCTGTTGGTCTCGGCGTTGCCGTAGTCGAAGCAGCATCCGCCGTTGTAGTGCGTGCCGTCGAAGATGGCGTACATGCCCTCCGGCTGGTCACCCTTTGCGATGCCGTTGGTGCTGTTGTTGCGGTAGCCGGTCCCCGGTGCCACGAACACGCCGTACGCCTTGTGGCCGTTGAGGGTGACCGGCGCGAGGGTCGCGTCGGCGAGGTTGTCGTAGCCGCCCGGCGCCGGGCCGGAGAATCCGCCGGGCGGCGCCTGGGTCAGGTGGTTGCCTCGACCGGACTGGTCGTAGATGACGGTGATCAGACAACTGGTGCCGGCGCAGAACGCGTCCTGCGTGGCGGCGTTGGCCACGTCTCCCGGCGCGAGTGGGGCGACGTCGCGGGTGGCGTTGTCTGATGCTCGCCTGAGCTGGTAGAGCGGCCCGTTGTAGGAGCCGTAGAGCGCTCGGGTGGTGCTGTGCGCGGCGACGCACGGCGTGCCGCCGGCCGCGTAGATGTCGCAGGGTCCGGTGGTTGCCGCCTGCGCCTCCGGCGACGCGGAGGTCACCGCGGCGGCGGTGGCCGCGATGAGCAGTGCGAGGGGTGCCAGGCCGGTTGCCAGACGACGCCGCCGGCGGACGTACGGTTTCATCGTTACCTCCCGGTGCGGACGGTCCTGTGAGCGTTAACATCGATACTCAGCGTCATCCTCACATTGACTTGTGTCAACACTCCCTGCCGGAGAGGCTATTGACGCGGATGCCCATCCGCCTGTTTCATAGCAACGACGAGCGATGTTATCGATAACAGCAGCTCGCACCATTCCGGCTCGCCGCGGCCCCACCCCGATGCCGGGGTCGCGCACGCCGGCCGCCCCGTCCGGGTCCGCGCCCTCCGCTGCCACCGTCACCGGGCGACGGCGATCCCTCGCTGACCCCGAAAGGACTCAGATGGGAACCCAGGACCTGCCCATCCACCGTCGGACCCTGCTGCGCGCGGCCGGCGTCGTGCCCGCAGCCGTGGCTGTCGGCGCCACGACGCTTCCCGTGTCCCGGGCCGAGGCGGCCGTCGCTCCCGCCCGCCCGGACATCGGTGTCTCGGCGTACCCGTTCCCGCCGGGCCAGGTGCAGCTCACCGCCAGCAGGTGGATGGACAACCAGAATCGAACGCTGAACTACCTGCGCTTCGTCGACGCCGACCGGATGCTGTACAACTTCCGCGCCAACCACCGGCTCTCCACCAACGGCGCCGCGGCGACCGGCGGCTGGGACGCGCCGAACTTCCCCTTCCGCACCCACATGCAGGGACACCTGCTAACGGCCTGGGCCCAGGCCGCGGCCGTGCTTGGCGACACCACGTGCCGGGACAAGGCCACCTACTTCGTCGGCGAGCTGGCCAGATGCCAGGCGAACAACGGCGCGGCCGGCTTCACCGCCGGCTACCTCTCCGGCTTTCCCGAGTCGGATTTCACCAGCCTGGAATCGGGCTCGTTGTCCAACGGCAACGTGCCCTACTACGTCATCCACAAGATCATGGCCGGCCTTCTCGACGTCTGGCGGTACCTCGGCAGCACGCAGGCCCGGGACGTGCTGCTCAAGCTCGCCGGTTGGGTGGACTGGCGCACCGGGCGGCTGAGCTACAGCCAGATGCAGTCGGTGTTGAACGTCGAGTTCGGTGGGATGAACGCGGTGCTGACCGACCTCTACCAGCAGACCGGCGACGGCCGCTGGCTGACCACCGCGCAGCGCTTCGACCACGCTGCGGTCTTCAACCCCCTGGCGGGGAACCAGGACCAGCTCAACGGGCTGCACGCGAACACGCAGGTGCCGAAGTGGGTCGGCGCGGCCCGGGAGTACAAGGCCACCGGGACCACCCGGTACCGCGACATCGCCGTCAACGCCTGGGCCATCACCGTCGGGGCGCACACCTACGCCATCGGCGGGAACAGCCAGGCCGAGCACTTCCGCGCGCCGAACGCGATCGCCGGGTACCTCAACCGCGACACCTGCGAGCACTGCAACAGCTACAACATGCTCAAGCTCACCCGGGAGCTGTTCACCCTCAATCCCGACCGGGTCGACCTGGTCGACTTCTACGAGCGGACGCTGCTCAACCACGTCATCGGGGCGCAGAACCCGGCCGACAGCCACGGCCACATCACCTACTTCACCCCCCTCAACCCGGGTGGCCGCCGAGGTGTCGGGCCGGCGTGGGGTGGCGGCACCTGGAGCACCGACTACACCTCGTTCTGGTGCTGCCAGGGGACGGGGGTCGAGGCCAACACCGCGCTCACGGACTCGATCTACTTCTGTTCCGGCACGACCCTGTTCGTGAACCTGTTCATGCCGTCGGTGCTGACCTGGACCGAGCGGGGCATCACCGTCACGCAGACCACGAGCTACCCGGCGAGTGACACGACCACCCTGACGGTCACCGGCGCCGTCTCCGGGACGTGGGCGATGCGCCTGCGCATCCCGGCCTGGGCCAGTGGGGCCACGATCAGTGTCAACGGCGTGGCACAGAACCTCGCACCCGCACCCGGCACCTACGCCACCCTCAGCCGGTCCTGGACCTCCGGCGACACGGTCACCCTCCGGCTGCCCATGCGGGTGGTCCTGCGCGCCGCCAACGACAACGCCAGCGTCGCCGCTGTCACCTACGGCCCGGTCGTGCTGGCCGGCAACTACGGCAACACGAGCCTGTCGTCGCTGCCGTCGCTGACCGCCTCCTCGGTCACCCGGTCCGGCGGCTCGTCGCTCGCCTTCACCGCCACCGCCAACGGTGCCGCGGTCAACCTGGCCCCCTTCTACGACGCGCAGGGATACAACTACACCGTCTACTGGAGTCTCGCCGGGGGTTCCCCTCCGACCGGCTACGTGAAGATCGCGAATGTGACGACGGGTCTTGTGGTGGACAGTGGCGGGAGTGTCGGCTCGGGGTCGGTGGTCAAGCAGTGGAGCGATGTCACAAGCGTGAATCTGCAGTGGCAGATGGTCGACGTGGGGGGCGGCTTCCACCGGATCGTGAATCGGGCCAACGGCATGGTGGTCGACAGTTGGGGCAACGCGGCCAACGGGGCGGCCGTGCTCCAGGCGCCGTGGAACGGCGGTGACAACCAGCAGTGGCGGTTGACCAGCGTGGGCGGCGGTCGCTACCAGATCGTCAACCGGGGCACCGGCACGGCCCTCGACGGGATGGGCAACGCCACCGTCGGGTCGACGGTCTGCATGTGGGCGCCCAACGGGAACACCAACAACCACTGGACCATCACCGCCGTCTGAGCGAGCCCCGATCGCGCGGCCCGACCACGTCGGGCCGCGCGATCGCGTCGGGCCGCGGCCTCGCCATCCGCTCGACCTCGACCTCCGGCGAGTCGCGGCCGGCCCTGGGTCCGCATCTGGTTGTGACCGTTCACAGCGGCGTGGCCGCCTGCGCCCGGCATCCCCTCCACCAGGGCTCCGGTGAGGCAGGAAGGGTTAGCGCTAACAGCTCACCGTCGCGCCGTCATGAGGTCGACGGTCTCATGAGGGGCGCAGCCTTCCATCGATGTCTGTGTACGTTAACACCTGTGCGTCCGCGTGGGCCGTGCGGCGCGGGCAGCCCGCCGAGGTCGGTGGCGTACCCGTTACGGGACTGTTGCGATCGCGTCTTGACCGACGCCGATGTGAGCGCTAACAATGTGAGCCACGGCACGCGGAGGTGGAGATGACGGGTGTGGACGGACCGGGGGACCGGTACGTCGTCGGGGTCGACTACGGGACGTTGTCGGGCCGGGCGTTGGTGGTCCGTGTCGGTGACGGCGCCGAGCTGGGCACCGCGGTCCACGAGTACCGGCACGGGGTGATCGAGTCCTCGCTCCCAGGCACGGCGGCGCCGCTCCCACCGGACTGGGCGCTCCAGGACCCCGAGGACTACCGGGACGTGCTGCGCCACGCGGTGCCCGCCGCCGTGGCCGCCGCGGGCATCGACCCGGCGCGGGTGATCGGCATCGCCACCGACTTCACGGCCTGCACCGTGCTGCCCACCCTGGCCGACGGCACGCCGCTCTGCGAGGTGCCGGAGCTGCGCGACCGGCCGCACGCCTGGGTGAAGCTGTGGAAGCACCACGCCGGGCAGCCGCACGCCGACCGCATCAACGTCCTCGCGCGGGAACGCCGCGAGCCCTGGCTCGGCCGGTACGGCGGGAAGATCTCCGCCGAGTGGCAGTTCGCGAAGGGCCTCCAGCTCCTCGACGAGGACCCCGAGATCTACCGGCGCGCCGAGCGGTTCGTCGAGGCGGCCGACTGGATCGTCTGGCAGCTGTGCGGCGTGGAGACCCGCAACATCTGCACCGCCGGCTACAAGGGCATCCGGCAGGACGGCCGCTACCCGTCCCGGGAGTTCCTGGCCGCACTGGACCCGGGATTCGCCGACTTCGTCGCCAAGCTGGACGGTCCGCTGCTGCCGATGGGCGCCCGGGCCGGCGGCCTGACCGCCCGGGCGGCGGCCTGGACCGGCCTGCCCGAGGGCATCGCGGTCGCGGCCGGCAACGTCGACGCCCACGTCACCGCCGCCTCGGCCCAGGCCCTGGCGCCCGGGCACCTCGTCGCCATCATGGGCACCTCGACCTGTCACGTGGTCAACGGCGCCGACCTGGCCGAGGTGCCCGGCATGTGCGGCGTCGTCGAGGGTGGACTCAGCCCCGGCGCCTGGGGGTACGAGGCCGGCCAGAGCGGCGTCGGTGACATCTTCGGCTGGTTCGTCGAGCACGCCGCCCCGGCGGGCGTGGACTCCCACGAGCGGCTCTCCGCGCTGGCCGCGGAACAGCCGGTCGGCGGCCACGGGCTGATCGCGCTGGACTGGTGGAACGGCAACCGCTCCCTGCTGGTCAACCACGACCTGAGCGGTCTCGTCGTGGGGCTCACGCTGGCCACCCGGCCGGCGGACGTCTACCGCGCGCTGCTGGAGGCGACGGCGTACGGCACCCGCATGATCATCGAGGCGTTCGTCGAGGCGGGGGTGCCGATCCGCGAGCTGGTGGTGGCCGGCGGCCTGGCCGGCAACCGGCTGCTCATGCAGATCTACAGCGACGTCACCAACCGGCCGTTGAGCCTCATCGGGTCGGCCCAGGGACCCGCGCTGGGCTCGGCCATCCACGCCGCGGTCGCCGCCGGCGCGTACCCGGACGTCTACGCGGCCTCCGCGGCGATGGGCCGGGTGGACCGCGACGTCTACCGGCCGGATCCCGAGCGGGCACGGGCCTACGACGCGCTCTACGCCGAGTACCGGACCCTGCACGACCACTTCGGTCGCGGCGGCAACGACGTCATGTCCCGCCTGCGCGCGATCCGCAACGCCGCCGTCGACCGATCGGCGGAACCCGCCACGACGCCGCTGGAGGTGGTCGCATGAGTGCCGAGCCCGGTCAGCAGATCCGGCGGCTCCGGGAGAGCGTCGCCCGGTTGCACGCCGAACTGACCCGCTACCGCCTGGTCGCCTGGACGGCGGGGAACGTCTCCGCCCGGGTGCCCGGCCAGAACCTGATGGTGATCAAGCCGAGCGGCGTGGACTACGACGACCTGGCGCCGGAGAACATGGTCGTGTGCGACCTCGACGGGGTCGTGGTCGAGGGCGACCTCTCGCCGTCCAGTGACACCGCCGCCCACGCCTACGTCTACCGGGCAATGCCCGAGGTGGGCGGGGTGGTGCACACCCACAGCGCGTACGCGACCGCCTGGGCGGCCCGTGGGGAGCCGATCCCCTGCCACCTCACGGCGCAGGCCGACGAGTTCGGCGGCGAGATCCCGGTCGGACCGTTCGCCCTCATCGGCGGCGACGACATCGGCAAGGGGATCGTGGAGACCCTCGCCGGGCACCGCTCGCCGGCCGTGCTCATGCGCAACCACGGCGTGTTCACCATCGGCCGGGACGCCCGGGCCGCGGTCAAGGCCGCCGTGATGTGCGAGGACATCGCCCGCACCGCCCACCTGGCCCGCGCGCTCGGCGAGCCGCTGCCGATGGCGGCTGTCGACGTCGACGCCCTGCACGACCGCTATCAGAACGTCTACGGACAGCGACCCCCCTCACCCGCGAGCCCCTGACGGCCGCCCCGATCGCGCGGCGCCCACCCGGGCCGTCCGCGTCGCACCACCCCCGGACACCACCACCTACGCAGGGCGTACGCCTTCCCGGGCGTGCGGCTCGCGGAACGCTTACCCCGAGGAGATTGCGGTGAAGAGAATGAGGACCCACCTGCCGTCCCGGAAGGTCATCGCGGTGCTCACCGCCGCGCTGCTCGCCACCGGCATGGCGGCCTGCGGCAACAGCGACACGGGCGGCAGCGCCGGCGGCGACGACGGCAAGATCACCCTGGGCTTCTCCCAGGTGGGCGCGGAGAGCGGCTGGCGTACGGCGAACACCACCTCGATCAAGGAGGCCGCGGCGGGGGCCGGGATCGACCTGAAGTTCGACGACGCGCAGCAGAAGCAGGAGAACCAGATCAAGGCCATCCGGAACTTCATCCAGCAGAAGGTCGACGTGATCGCCTTCTCGCCGGTGGTCGAATCCGGCTGGGACACCGTGCTCAAGGAGGCCAAGGACGCGAAGATCCCGGTCATCCTCACCGACCGGTCCGTCGACTCGGCCGACAAGTCCCTCTACAAGACCTTCCTCGGCTCGGACTTCGTGAAGGAGGGCAGGCTCGCGGGGGAGTGGCTGGTGGAGCAGAAGAAGGCCGCCGCCGGCCCGGTCAACATCGTCGAACTCCAGGGCACTACCGGTTCGGCCCCGGCGAACGACCGGAAGAAGGGCTTCGCCGAGGCGATCGCCGCCAACCCGAACCTGAAGATCATCGCCTCGCAGTCGGGTGACTTCACCCGGGCGGGCGGCAAGCAGGTGATGGAGCAGTTCCTCAAGGCCAACCCGAAGATCGACGTGCTGTTCGCCCACAACGACGACATGGGTCTCGGCGCGCTGGAGGCGATCACGGCGGCCGGGAAGGTGCCTGGCAAGGACATCACCATCATCACCGTCGACGCGGTCAAGGACGGCATGCAGGCCCTCGCCGACGGCAAGTTCAACTTCATCGCCGAGTGCAGCCCGCTGCTCGGTCCCCAGCTCATGGACCTCGTGAAGAAGGTGCACAACGGCGAGGAGGTCCCCGCCCGGATCGAGACCCAGGAGACCACCTTCACCCAGGAGCAGGCCAAGGAGGCGCTGCCCAACCGCAAGTACTGACACCGACCGCGGGGGTCGACGCCCCCGGCATCCGACGCGGCGGCCGGGCCTCGGGCCCGGCCGCCGCGCGGCCCCACCGACCGGGGCCCGCGTGCCCTTCTCACCCATCTCAGGAAAGGCCCGGTGGCATGACAGGCAGCCATCCCGTCCTGACAATGACGGGGATCAGCAAGTCCTTCCCCGGCGTACGCGCGCTCGACAACGTGGCCTTCCGCCTCTTCCCCGGAGAGGTGCACGCCCTCATGGGCGAGAACGGAGCCGGCAAGTCGACCCTCATCAAGGTGCTCACCGGTGTCTACGGCACCGACGACGGCACCGTCACGCTCGGCGGCGAGCAGGTGTCCTTCACCGGCCCGATGCAGGCCACCGCCGCCGGAGTGAGCACCGTCTACCAGGAGGTCAACCTCTGCACCAACCTCTCGGTGGCGGAGAACATCTTCATCGGCCGGGAACCCCGCCGGCTCGGCGCGGTCCGGTGGGGCGAGATGCGGCGCCGGGCCCGCGGCCTCCTCGCCCGGCTCGACCTGGACATCGACGTCAACGCCCAACTCGGCAGCTACTCGCTGGCCGTCCAGCAGATGGTGGCGATCGCCCGCGCCATCGACATCGAGGCCCGGGTCCTGGTCCTGGACGAGCCGACCTCCAGCCTCGACGCCGGTGAGGTCGCGCAGCTGTTCCGGGTCATGCGGCAACTGCGCGACGACGGCATCGCGATCCTGTTCGTCACCCACTTCCTCGACCAGGTCTACGAGATCGCCGACCGGATCACCGTCCTGCGCAACGGCCAGCTCGTCGGCGAGTACGCGACGAGCGAGCTGCCCCAGCTCGGCCTGGTGGAGAAGATGATCGGCAAGGAGTTGCGCGTGCTGGAGCGTCTCGACGAGCAACCCCGGCACGACCCCGCCGACCGGGCGGACGGCCCGCCGCTTCTCGACGTCCGCGAGCTGGGACGCCGCTCCGCCGTGGCGCCGTTCAGCCTCACCATCCACCAGGGAGAGGTCGTCGGCCTCGCCGGCCTGCTCGGCTCGGGCCGTACCGAGGTGGCGCGGCTGCTGTTCGGCGCCGACCGCGCCGACCACGGCAGCGTCCGGGTGCAGGGCTCGCCCACCTCGCTGCGTACGCCGGTGGCCGCCATCGCCCACGGCATCGGCTTCTGCTCCGAGAACCGGCGGGCCGAGGGGATCATCGCCGAGCTGTCCGTGCGGGAGAACATCATCCTCGCCCTCCAGGCCGCCCGGGGCTGGCTCCGGCCCGTTCCCCGCCGCCGCCAGGACGAACTGGTCGACCGGTACGTGCGGGCCCTGAGCATCCGCCCGGCGGACCCCGACATCCCGGTGGGCAACCTCTCCGGCGGCAACCAGCAGAAGGTGCTGCTCGCGCGCTGGCTCATCACCGAACCCCGCCTGCTGATCCTCGACGAGCCGACCCGGGGCATCGACATCGGCGCGAAGACCGAGATCCAGCGGCTGGTCGCCCAGCTCTCCGACGGTGGCATGGCGGTGCTGTTCGTCTCCGCCGAACTGGAGGAGGTGCTGCGCCTCAGCCACAAGATCGCCGTGATGCGCGACCGCGAGATGGTCGCGCAACTCGGCAACGACCAGAGCGTCGACGCCGACCGGATCATGCAGAGCATCGCGGCCGGCGCCGGGCACGAGGGGATGCCGTCATGAGCAGCCGACGGGCCGGCCTCCGGGCGCTGACGACACACCGGCTCTTCTGGCCGGTCGCCGTCCTCGTCGTCATGCTGGCCGCCAACACCGTCTACCGACCCGGCTTCCTCTCGGTGCAGATGCGCGACGGTCACCTGTACGGAAGCCTCATCGACATCCTGCGGCTGAGCGCGCCGCTGATCCTGGTCGCGCTCGGCATGACACTGGTGATCGCCACCGGCGGCATCGACCTGTCGGTCGGCTCGCTCTGCGCGATCAGCGGCGCCATCGCCTGCCTGTACATCAGCCGGCAACCCGACCAGAACGACCTCGGCGGCGTGTTGACGGCGCTGGCCCTGGGCCTGGGGGTGGCGCTGGTGCTCGGCGCCTGGAACGGCGTGCTGGTCGCCGTCATCGGCATCCAGCCGATCATCGCCACGCTGATCCTCATGGTCGCCGGCCGGGGCCTGGCCCAGCTGATCACCGAGGGGCAGATCCTCACCATCAACTCCGGCCCGTACAAGGCCATCGGCGTCGGCCACCTGCTGACCCTGCCGCTCGCCATCTTCCTCGCCCTCGCCGCCGCGACGGTCGTCGCCGCGGTGACCCGGCGCACCGCGCTCGGCCTGATGATCGAGTCCGTCGGCGGCAACGCGAGGGCCAGCCGCCTGGCCGGCATCCGGTCCGGGCGGATCACCTTCCTCGTCTACGTGATCAGTGCGGCCTGCGCCGCGATCGCCGGGTTCATGATGACGGCAAACGTGTCCAGCGCCGACGGCAACGCCGCCGGCCTCTGGGTGGAACTCGACGCCATCCTCGCCGTGGTCATCGGCGGCACGTCGCTCGCCGGTGGCCGGTTCTCCCTCGGCGGCACCATCCTCGGCGCGCTGCTCATCCAGACCCTCACCACCACGGTGTACGCCATGAACATCTCGCCCCAGACCTCGCTGCTGTTCAAGGCGGTCGTGGTCATCGCGGTCTGCCTCATCCAGGCGCCCGGCTTCCGGGCCCGGTTCACCCGACGCCGCGCCCCGGCGGCCGCACCCGTCCCCGTGACCGAGCAGCCAAAGGAGCAGGTGCCGGCATGACAACCCTGTCCCTGATGGCCACCCGCACCTGGTCGCGGCTGCCCCGGCGGCACGTCCCGGTCCTGGCCACCCTCGCCCTGCTGCTCGTCCTCTACGGCGTCGGCGTCTCCCAATACCGCGCGTTCTCCAACATCCAGGTCGTCTTCAACGTCTTCATCGACAACGGGTTCCTGCTCGTCGTCGCGGTCGGCATGACCTTCGTGATCCTCACCGGCGGGATCGACCTCTCCGTCGGCTCGGTCGTCGCGATGACCGCGATGGTGTCCGCGTTCCTGCTGCGGGAGGGGCTGCCGGCCGCGCTGGTGCTGCTCGTCGCGCTGCTCATCGGGCCGACGCTCGGCTTCCTCATGGGCTGCGTGATCCACTTCTTCGACATCCAGCCGTTCATCGTCACCCTCGCCGGGATGTTCCTGGCCCGCGGCATGTGCACCTTCATCAGCGGCTCGTCCATCCCGATCACCGACGGGTTCTGGACGCGCATGTCGCAGGAACGGATCGGAGATCCGAGCGGCAACTTCGTGTCGGTAAGCGTGCTCATCGCCTTCGTGGTGGTCGCCGTCGCCGC
It encodes the following:
- a CDS encoding arabinofuranosidase catalytic domain-containing protein — encoded protein: MKPYVRRRRRLATGLAPLALLIAATAAAVTSASPEAQAATTGPCDIYAAGGTPCVAAHSTTRALYGSYNGPLYQLRRASDNATRDVAPLAPGDVANAATQDAFCAGTSCLITVIYDQSGRGNHLTQAPPGGFSGPAPGGYDNLADATLAPVTLNGHKAYGVFVAPGTGYRNNSTNGIAKGDQPEGMYAIFDGTHYNGGCCFDYGNAETNSRDNGNGTMEAIYFGNIKVWGYGTGPGPWVMADLENGLFSGVNAGYNANDPTVTHRFLTAIVKGEPNHWAIRAGNAQSGGLSTYYNGPRPNVAGYNPMKKEGAIILGIGGDNSHGAAGTFYEGVMTSGYPSDATENSVQANIAAAGYAAGTGGGRQNVEIVGNQSGRCLDVPDGSTTNGTQLQLWDCWGGAMQRWTYTSGKQLTVYGNKCLDAEAAGTAPGTRAIIWDCNGQSNQQWNLNSNGTISGVQSGLCLDAYNWGTTNGTRIVLWTCHGGANQQWSLRN
- a CDS encoding beta-L-arabinofuranosidase domain-containing protein — its product is MGTQDLPIHRRTLLRAAGVVPAAVAVGATTLPVSRAEAAVAPARPDIGVSAYPFPPGQVQLTASRWMDNQNRTLNYLRFVDADRMLYNFRANHRLSTNGAAATGGWDAPNFPFRTHMQGHLLTAWAQAAAVLGDTTCRDKATYFVGELARCQANNGAAGFTAGYLSGFPESDFTSLESGSLSNGNVPYYVIHKIMAGLLDVWRYLGSTQARDVLLKLAGWVDWRTGRLSYSQMQSVLNVEFGGMNAVLTDLYQQTGDGRWLTTAQRFDHAAVFNPLAGNQDQLNGLHANTQVPKWVGAAREYKATGTTRYRDIAVNAWAITVGAHTYAIGGNSQAEHFRAPNAIAGYLNRDTCEHCNSYNMLKLTRELFTLNPDRVDLVDFYERTLLNHVIGAQNPADSHGHITYFTPLNPGGRRGVGPAWGGGTWSTDYTSFWCCQGTGVEANTALTDSIYFCSGTTLFVNLFMPSVLTWTERGITVTQTTSYPASDTTTLTVTGAVSGTWAMRLRIPAWASGATISVNGVAQNLAPAPGTYATLSRSWTSGDTVTLRLPMRVVLRAANDNASVAAVTYGPVVLAGNYGNTSLSSLPSLTASSVTRSGGSSLAFTATANGAAVNLAPFYDAQGYNYTVYWSLAGGSPPTGYVKIANVTTGLVVDSGGSVGSGSVVKQWSDVTSVNLQWQMVDVGGGFHRIVNRANGMVVDSWGNAANGAAVLQAPWNGGDNQQWRLTSVGGGRYQIVNRGTGTALDGMGNATVGSTVCMWAPNGNTNNHWTITAV
- the araB gene encoding ribulokinase yields the protein MTGVDGPGDRYVVGVDYGTLSGRALVVRVGDGAELGTAVHEYRHGVIESSLPGTAAPLPPDWALQDPEDYRDVLRHAVPAAVAAAGIDPARVIGIATDFTACTVLPTLADGTPLCEVPELRDRPHAWVKLWKHHAGQPHADRINVLARERREPWLGRYGGKISAEWQFAKGLQLLDEDPEIYRRAERFVEAADWIVWQLCGVETRNICTAGYKGIRQDGRYPSREFLAALDPGFADFVAKLDGPLLPMGARAGGLTARAAAWTGLPEGIAVAAGNVDAHVTAASAQALAPGHLVAIMGTSTCHVVNGADLAEVPGMCGVVEGGLSPGAWGYEAGQSGVGDIFGWFVEHAAPAGVDSHERLSALAAEQPVGGHGLIALDWWNGNRSLLVNHDLSGLVVGLTLATRPADVYRALLEATAYGTRMIIEAFVEAGVPIRELVVAGGLAGNRLLMQIYSDVTNRPLSLIGSAQGPALGSAIHAAVAAGAYPDVYAASAAMGRVDRDVYRPDPERARAYDALYAEYRTLHDHFGRGGNDVMSRLRAIRNAAVDRSAEPATTPLEVVA
- a CDS encoding L-ribulose-5-phosphate 4-epimerase, which codes for MSAEPGQQIRRLRESVARLHAELTRYRLVAWTAGNVSARVPGQNLMVIKPSGVDYDDLAPENMVVCDLDGVVVEGDLSPSSDTAAHAYVYRAMPEVGGVVHTHSAYATAWAARGEPIPCHLTAQADEFGGEIPVGPFALIGGDDIGKGIVETLAGHRSPAVLMRNHGVFTIGRDARAAVKAAVMCEDIARTAHLARALGEPLPMAAVDVDALHDRYQNVYGQRPPSPASP
- a CDS encoding ABC transporter substrate-binding protein, with translation MRTHLPSRKVIAVLTAALLATGMAACGNSDTGGSAGGDDGKITLGFSQVGAESGWRTANTTSIKEAAAGAGIDLKFDDAQQKQENQIKAIRNFIQQKVDVIAFSPVVESGWDTVLKEAKDAKIPVILTDRSVDSADKSLYKTFLGSDFVKEGRLAGEWLVEQKKAAAGPVNIVELQGTTGSAPANDRKKGFAEAIAANPNLKIIASQSGDFTRAGGKQVMEQFLKANPKIDVLFAHNDDMGLGALEAITAAGKVPGKDITIITVDAVKDGMQALADGKFNFIAECSPLLGPQLMDLVKKVHNGEEVPARIETQETTFTQEQAKEALPNRKY
- a CDS encoding sugar ABC transporter ATP-binding protein, which codes for MTGSHPVLTMTGISKSFPGVRALDNVAFRLFPGEVHALMGENGAGKSTLIKVLTGVYGTDDGTVTLGGEQVSFTGPMQATAAGVSTVYQEVNLCTNLSVAENIFIGREPRRLGAVRWGEMRRRARGLLARLDLDIDVNAQLGSYSLAVQQMVAIARAIDIEARVLVLDEPTSSLDAGEVAQLFRVMRQLRDDGIAILFVTHFLDQVYEIADRITVLRNGQLVGEYATSELPQLGLVEKMIGKELRVLERLDEQPRHDPADRADGPPLLDVRELGRRSAVAPFSLTIHQGEVVGLAGLLGSGRTEVARLLFGADRADHGSVRVQGSPTSLRTPVAAIAHGIGFCSENRRAEGIIAELSVRENIILALQAARGWLRPVPRRRQDELVDRYVRALSIRPADPDIPVGNLSGGNQQKVLLARWLITEPRLLILDEPTRGIDIGAKTEIQRLVAQLSDGGMAVLFVSAELEEVLRLSHKIAVMRDREMVAQLGNDQSVDADRIMQSIAAGAGHEGMPS
- a CDS encoding ABC transporter permease, producing MSSRRAGLRALTTHRLFWPVAVLVVMLAANTVYRPGFLSVQMRDGHLYGSLIDILRLSAPLILVALGMTLVIATGGIDLSVGSLCAISGAIACLYISRQPDQNDLGGVLTALALGLGVALVLGAWNGVLVAVIGIQPIIATLILMVAGRGLAQLITEGQILTINSGPYKAIGVGHLLTLPLAIFLALAAATVVAAVTRRTALGLMIESVGGNARASRLAGIRSGRITFLVYVISAACAAIAGFMMTANVSSADGNAAGLWVELDAILAVVIGGTSLAGGRFSLGGTILGALLIQTLTTTVYAMNISPQTSLLFKAVVVIAVCLIQAPGFRARFTRRRAPAAAPVPVTEQPKEQVPA
- the yjfF gene encoding galactofuranose ABC transporter, permease protein YjfF encodes the protein MTTLSLMATRTWSRLPRRHVPVLATLALLLVLYGVGVSQYRAFSNIQVVFNVFIDNGFLLVVAVGMTFVILTGGIDLSVGSVVAMTAMVSAFLLREGLPAALVLLVALLIGPTLGFLMGCVIHFFDIQPFIVTLAGMFLARGMCTFISGSSIPITDGFWTRMSQERIGDPSGNFVSVSVLIAFVVVAVAAYTLAYTRLGRNVYAIGGNPQSALLMGLPVGRTRIAVYTISGLCAAIGGILLSFYTLSGAPLIAVGMELDVIAAVVIGGTVLTGGSGYVFGTVLGVLVLGVIQTLITFDGSLNSWWTKIVIGGLLFAFILLQRLIGIRYK